The genomic segment TTTTTCTCGTTGCAGAGGGGCTGAATTACCTGGAAGTGGAGAAATAAGAAAGTAGGTGAATGGTGAAATTTTCATTTCCTCAACAGGTATCAAGAATAGGTCACACAGATAAATCTAGCAACAGCAAACATTCTTAAGAGGGAGGTGAAAAAGAATTAGTGTCTAGTACAGCAACAGTTTATTGACGCAGTCAGCACAGTGCAAGCAACGGCAATTAACGAGAGCTACTCCCACAGGAATGTTAGAGTCTGCTGAGATCCACCACTTGTAGATGACTCTTCAGGTCCATTCTGAAACATTTCCTGGAAATGAAGGGTGGCATTGTTGCTCACTCGGGAATCTGATTCAGAAATTACTGGCTTGTTTTCTATTTCCTGAGCATATGGAAACTGGCCTGGACTGCCGTACTGCAAATTGTGTACTAAGGACTGTGCCTGGGAAATGGAGTCAGGCTGCACCATGTGGCTAAAACCAATCTCCCTAGTTACGGCGGGTGCAGATGACAGAAGAGAGAGAGCACGATCAGAATTGATAACTTGATTCAAACCATCGGAAAAGATCTTTTGGCTGCTATTATTATGTCCTGATGCAGAATCAGGATCAAGAAGCGGTTGGCAGATGGAAGTTTCAGGAAGAGTGCGGGGGGTGCTTTGAATGAATTGAAACTGGTTCACTCCTTTGTAGTCATGAACCGACTCTGGGAACGCGTTTTGCCTGTCTATGTAATTTGTGTTTGATTGGCAGTACAGCACCACATCATTCTCAGGTTTGACAACACCACTCCAGCTGGAACTCACCACAGCACTTGGAAATATTTGAGGTGTACCAAATGACAGAAGCCTACTACTACCTGCAAAGGTAGCCATTTAAATTTCAATGTTCACTTGAATGAATCATGATGAAGTATCTAATATGCGATTCACATAATATGCTAGTGCATTAACAGAGTCAACAAACAAGAATGCTCGATCTTTACTCATCCAGACCTTGTTGACTTGGAAAAAGCATTCCAGAGTTTCTGGAAAGTTCTGCCTGAGGCTTCCTTCGCCTCCTATTATGGCCATCAAGACGTTTTCTGCAGCTCCTTTTTCCTTCATCAAACTCCCCTAAAGAATGAAACCTGCACATGCATACAATGAGTAAGAAACGAGCAGACTGGAATCTACAAGAGAGAAAATCTTCAATAACAATTGAAATTCTGCAATGAATAAATATCAGAACATGTGCAATCCAACGTGAATACAGCTTTCTTTCCCCTTAATGTGTCAAATTCAAAGAATTTCACGTAAAGCATGCACGGATGGAGGATACCATGCACAGCCAAGTCATGAAAGTAAGTCACCTACTGGGAGCAGCTCAACCTAGATTGCATCATAACAACATGGAACTAACTACCATTGCACTCATTGCTCACAAGCTTTAAGAGTCATAACACGTTGCATACGTGATTTATTGTTCTGGCATCTATATCTTTTCACTTGAAAAATACTTTCAGGTAAAAAATTCATTAGAAGAAGAGACGTTAGCTCCACAACATGCTCCAAATATACACTGAATTCATGATAGGATGACTTTCAGTTGAATTTAGTTAGAAACTGTTCTATGTCTCGAGTCAATGATTTGCCAAATGTTCATTGGAATATTTACATTTTGTGGTCAGACTCAGCTAAACTATCATGAAAATCACATGGTTTCAATTAGGGATACCTCATCATGTGAAAGGCATCAATCAACATTGAGCATCAAACCACTACAAAAAACATTTCTGAATGCATACTTATAAAATTATGTAAAACCTTGTAGTAACGGCGGATCAGCATTTTCATGACTAAGAGATTAGGGAGGGAGTTGATGAGTTTCACATGGCACCTAGAAAATACATGATACTTTGATTAAAGGAGGTTCAATAATTGACACTTTTATGCCAcactttttattcttttcttcttttgggcCTATTGGAAAGGTTATTGACCTGTACCTAACAActttaaaaaacaataaatataaaaagtaAAGACAACTCCAGAACAAGAAATACTATAGCATGAAACTAGAATCACCGAACTTGAATGGCGCAAAACCCACTAAAGTGGTCTACGATAGTAAACCATGAACTAGCAATACCAGCTTACAGATATTCTACCCAACAAACATCCTGCTATAACTAAAATTGCTAGACACAGCTTCAATCAACAAGAGATCGGCCTTCTTCATGCTGGAATCCATAAGATAAAGAGTTAGGAGTCTGAAGGCAACAAAAAGCACAAGAGTGTGAAGGAACGGCTACCAAAAACTGGGGAAAATGAAGTGAGAGAGACAAAGAAGAAGCATAAGAAGGCAATGAGATCTAATTGATCACAATCCTCCTTAAAATTTATCAATAGCAAAACTGCAGACCATTCTTGATATAAAGTGGTTTACCTGCTGCATTGTTGACAAAACCGTAGCTCACGACCCCCAATTGTGACTTTTGAGGCCTTAGAGTGGTGCTCACAGACTTTATGGCGGCGATGATAATCTCGACATTGGCTAAGGTCAGCATTACATCCATCAACCAAGCAATGAGCCATTTGGGTCACATTCCCAGGTGCTTTGGCCCTCTTCGATGATCCCGTCAATGACGATGATTCCATCAACAAGATTTGTGGTGCTCAATGACTTTCCAACCCCCCCAAATTCGAAATATCGACAGCTTCTTTAACTAGAAAGATTAGCTCCCTTGAGTCTCTCTTCACTTGTAAGCTACTTGACTCCAGTCAACAACAAGATTTACACGTTACAAAAAAGGCAGAATAAGAAGCGTCTCCCTCCAATCCAGCTAACTTCCAAGAAATTGTCCGCAAAGAGAGATCCCAGACTAACTTTCCCTCTCAGTCAAGTTCTTTTCATATGGATCCTCCATTAGCCTCACAATCAAGTTCTTGACAAACTTATCCACCTGGTACAACATTCCATAACCGTTGAGATAAGAggggagagaaaaacaaaaagacaaaatcaTTAACTCCTTAAAGATAGACTCTTTTTGGGTTCATATTCGtgtaaataatcaaaataaaaggggAAAGTTCAGAATTAGTGTAACAATGAACAGGCTAGTATAGTTTTGGTCCTAAAAGTCCTAAAAAATGAACCCAAATAATTCCCTCGTGTAAGTCAAGGTCTTCGATAGACTCTAGGGGAACATCTTCAACAAAGGAAACTGCGGAGCTAGTTCCTTGAAACCAAAACCATCCTTCTAAGATAAATAAAACTCAGGAACATTAAAGTATAACTGCTTCAAGTTCTTGCGTTTTGTGCAGACTATACAGCTCAGGTCATTGGTTTTCTTGCTGGAAATGTTAGGAAATGGTATGAGCAGCAGTTGGAATATTCGAGATGTATTTAGCATAACTAACCTTTTCAAAATTTACATGTCCGACAGCCACCAAAAGGCTGGGGCCTAAAGAAGAAATTGGACATGCCTCAGCATCCCAAACCCTCAACAACTCCTCAACCACCAAAAACAAATTAggcaggaggaggaggaggaggaggaggaggagggaggggggggggaaggAAAAAGATATTAGTACTGCTTAAAACATATATCTACACTAGTCATGGTGCAGGGGGAGAttctaaaatgcaaaaagtaAGGTTATGGTCATGTAAAAAGGACAGAATTGTAGGACCATGGTCATTCAAGATGACTTCCACGGATTGAGAGAAGAGGGTTACAGATGGTTGTTCAGAAAGAAATGTCTCCCAATTCATGTCAAGTTCTCTGCCAAAAAGTGGAAAAATCTCAAAAACCATGTGCAAGTTGTAAATAATGCAACCCCACTTCGTCCAATTATGAAGGGAGGAACCACAGCTATGAATCTTACTAGTCACAGTTCCAGgcccagagagagagagagagaggcccTCTAAAGAAAATAGGGAGGAAAAGATGTACGTAATAGTAGTAGCagtaaaaagaggaaaaaaggaaatATCACAGCTGTCCTTTGTCTTTTATAATATTATTGCAACAATAGTAAAAATCCAATCACTACCCATTACACAAAAAAATTTCATTCTAATAACATGCTAGAAAAAATAACATGCTAGAAAAGGTTTCATCACCAAAACCACTTAATATACCATAACTACTAGCgaaggcaagaaaagaaaagaaaagaaagaaaagaaaagggtgtGAAAAAGGAACAGAGCCCTCGAAGATGGGTGGATAGATAGACAGACACACTGAACAGCCCCCGCGGATTCCCAGTTCCATCTCAATTAAAAGAAACAGCAGAAACAGCCAGAAAGGCAGGTAGAGAAAGTGGTGAGTACAGAACTACTATAATACCTTAAAATCAACAGGGAAGTTGGCTTTGGCCTGTTGAGCAGAAGCAGTTAGATATTTTGGAGATTCATCATCAAAGAAAGCATAAAGATTAAAACTTTGGGCCTCTGAGCAAGAAAAGATCAAGCAAGATAGTACACGATGCCCTTTCTATATGGTACTAGTAGCACATCCAAAGAATTACTACTTGAAAAGATCACAGCATAATAGCAGTAATAATAGAGTAATAAAAGTATCTAAGAAGAAGTAGGAGGAGCAAGAACTTGGGAGACTTACAGACAAGTGCAAGAGAAGAAGTCTGACTTGGTCTTCTCAGCCATTCATTCTCTGACAATGAGACCATTATAACAGTCTAGATCAGTAAAGTGGCAACTAGCAAAAGACAGTCATAAGCCGTGTGTCCCTCCGCTCGTTGTGGTGTTTTTTGTacgcgagagagagagagagagaactgcGAAAGTGAGGAGGAGAGTTAATTAAGGCTAGGAGGGCTGAGGAGCTGAACAAGACCAAGAGCAAGAGCAAGAACAAGATAGAATAGAGACATGATGGTACCGCGAGTGAGAGCAAAAGAAGCAATAGAGGTGTGTTTCATGTTGGAATTATTGGGAGGAGCTTTTATAATTTACACACTTACATCAGCACAGCAGCTATTGGATAACGCCTCAAAGACACATACTACTATTACTTGTGCAACGAAAACATGCCTACTAAGTAGCACTCTAATTCAATTTTCACATACTAACTAAACCGGTCTGTGGGGTGGGGTCGGAGCAGGGTGGGGTGGACGATTGCTGAGTTAAAAAACTTCAAACTTGGAACTGTTTGTTCACTTTCTTTCTTAAGCCTCATTCCTTTTTAAGCTAAAAGCCTTGCCACAAGTGTTTAATAAAAAACAACTAAACTGAACTATTTGATTAAGTTAAAGAAGAACAAGAGCCATAAAATGAGTGGCAAGGAAAGCGACAGGGTGTGTTTGTAGCTTTCAACTTTATTATGGactcgagagagagagagagagatagacgGGGCAAAAGATAAAGTACATGGGAGGATGAGATTGAAACGAGGGGGGGCTGGTAGGTGCTGGTGGGCGTGGAGTGGAAAAACTGGAAACTGGAAAGTTTGGTGTGGTTTCCCAGTCCCAGTCGTTGTGTCCCATAATAGAATCATGTCCCCTTGCCTCTTCTAGTTACACTACCACTACTCCTctccttttccccttttttcttttaaattaatactttcttctttatttcctttcttttcctctggtgttataaattttcttttttttttttttaagatgacCTATTATTCCCTCCTGCAAACAAAATTGGTTTTATTGTCctctacacacacacacatatatatatatatatatattgaaaagatattattattattgtcctCTATATTTGAAATGGGAATCTGTTACACATATTATTAAGCCAGATTCTTATACTACTAGAATGATTGGCCAGCGCACCCTGTCTTGAGGATGCATGCTGTGCTATGGGTCCTCTGAGGAGCTCAAGGAAACAGCGTACATCAAATATGGAGCGACAAAAATGGCAAATACAGCAAGTTGCAGAAAGAGTATGGCAAGAAGAGCAATAATATTTAAAGTCATTTTCCGTAAACACAAAGGTACACAAATATTTTCTGTAATTCCTCTGGTCACCCTGTCTATtagagggggaaaaaaataaaagcataAGCAGGAGCTGAACTCGCATGTTTTTCACTCTCTTTCTCTGTCCGCTTCTTAACTCCTAATTCTTTCCTGCTCgagggaagggaaaaaaaaaaaaaaaagggagagataAGGGGAGAAGCCATGTGAGTCTCTAAATTttcgtttggattagctattttttgaaatgtttttaaaaaatttcactgtaacagagtttttataatatattttgagatatttttaaaaaatattttgaaatatttaagagtagaagagtttttagaatatattttgaaatattttttaaacattaaaaaagttTAGAATACTTTTTAGAGTATTTTTGAGAGcactttttaaatattttaataacatttaaaaaattaatttttgaaaaactcttgaATCCAAACAAAGCTTGCTCGGTTACTACTTATAGTAGGCAATGATGTTGAAAGTCATTATAAATATGTCAATGATTAAAAGCTAAAACCTTTAACAAGGAGAAGTGGCAGTCTAGTCTTCCTTCTTTACAACTAAAGAAGATTAAAAAATTCGGTCAAAATCCAAGTTAAGAGAATGATGCTTTATTTAAGCAGGACAAAGTTCCATTTCATTTCACCTGCAATATGGGTTTTGATGCTTGTTGGAAATTGCAATTCTTGGAAACCATAATTTATGCTATTACAGGAAAACCCTCATCAACCTCGAAGTCTAGATTTTGTGTTCAAAATGGCCCTCTTTAGCTAGGGTTTGGACCCAATAGATGTGACCCAAACTTGTTTATGCctcgtttcttcttcttcttcttcttttttttttgtaattgacATTAAGTGAGAGAAACCAAGGGaacacaacttttttttttcatttaaacaAGAGAACTTTTTATACACGGAGAGAActgtctcattttttgtttttatgtcAAAGCATTCCTTGAATAATCCCTCAAATCGCACAAGTTTGACAATCACCATGGACAAGCCTCTTTCCTCCTCATGTTTGCTCTTCGGAGCAATCCCTACTACCTCTCTTGTCCTCCGATTTCAAATACTCAAACCAGAGGGGCTGGGGCCTGGGGCCTGGGGTTGGATCTGGACATCGAATCAGCAATTTTGTTTACCCTaactaataaatttttttttaacaaagaaTCTATATGTAATTGTATCACAAAAATTGACAAATGACACAATAGACCATTTAAAAAGACGCAAAACGACACGAGAATGTCATAGACTGTATGGAAAAAGACTGTCACAAAAATATATGCTACCTGATTACATACAGTTTTCCCCAAAAATTGTGACCTGTGGTCTACCTGTGCGTAGTAAATCTGTACGCTCATGTCGTTCGAAGGAGACAGTGTACTTGAAAAGTTTCGAATCGAGaagttttaaattcaaaattttcattcatattaaaagaaaaagaaaaagaagaagcacTGAGGGGAGAAACTGGTCTTGTTTGGaaagtaatttttcaaataaaaattgctacgttttttctaaatatactttctaatcacctttttatcttacatatattaaattgctacagtattttttttttacaaaaaatgcaatccaaacatgaaCTAAGTATTTTGATTGGGAAAAAAGCATTTTGTATTGTATTTTCAAAAAGTTAAGGGCACACCATCTGAGAAtttagataatgatgtttttttgttatttaattttaatttttatgagGGTTGGATGCACGTATGTAGTACGTTTGCGATGTCGGCCGTTGAAAAAGAGTTTTGTAGTTAGGTAGTAGTATTATAAAACGCCTTTATCGTTCCACGTGTCCCAATCTGTTAGTGTGTCAATTATGCAACGGAGACGGAGCCTTCGACTTtatgtaatttatttatatatattttttcttggcACACTATTATAATTGCAGCATACcccattaattaattaattaattaattatgtgGGGACGCTTATATTACACATGTCAGTAATCTATAATTGTATATCACCTCAACTGAGCGAAGGGGCAGCATTTTATGCATGGCATTGATAATTgattgatggatggatggatggatgaaATTGGGTCATGGCCGTGGAGCCCTTAATTTGGTTGCTTCTAATGATCCCCTGTTTGTCCACTAGCCCGATTATGCATTTCTATGACTGACATCTTTGCATCTTTTAAAATCTTTTTCCAATCATTTGACTTAATGCTCTACAAACACTACTATCCACCTTCCGTCCTTCCTGGATAAGATCCGGGTTTCTACATTTAATTGTTTGTTATTATtcgtaataaatataaatattatatatatatatatatatatatgtgtgtgtcaTGTattcaataataaaaatacaTACACTATCaatatatagaaaattaatgctatatatatataacggtttaaaaaatgataattaattattaaataaataaatactagtAAATGATAGATGAATGGCAAATCTTTTGCTACTAAACTCTCGCTCACTCATGCTGGCTCAACCAACCTTTGGCTTTGGGAGCATGTGGGCGTTATCCTGGAAAACTATTCAATTTCATGAACAGAGTGCATTAGTAAGTACAGTAGAGAGAGAGCAGGGAAAAAGATGTCCATCTGAAACAACCAAACCCCGCCCCCCGCTCATAAGTTGGTCGGTCCAATTGATGCAATGGTACTTTTACCATCAAGAGTTTCGACATGAAAAGGTTCGCTCATCCCACCCGTAACATCAACCTAGGATTCAGGAAGCAGCGGCAAGTGAAAAGTAGATGGATATGTTCTTTCACACTTTGGTTAATAATAATTAGGTGAGAGCcgttgtgggaaagaggaaccTAGTAGCACACCACCCTTCCGTAGATGATATACACTAACACACCTCCCTTCCTACAAATCCCAAAAGCGGAGCAAAGAAGTAATCGGTTTATCATCTATGCACATCGGTTTCAAAAGCTCGAATAACGGCGGAGAACGATTTTATTCCTTTACTCTTGGAAAACTCTGGTGCTGCAACACATCTTCATACAAAGTaatcggtttttttttttttttttttggtgattcGCATCCCATCCTCTCTTACCTCTTCCCTTTTACCACAGTAACTATATTCAGGGAGTACCCAGGCCAGTGCAGAATACAGAAGCAGAAATCCACCACATGATGTATTCAGGATAAATGCTACAAGAAGCTTTCTATCACACTTATCATTCGGTCCAGGAAGCCAACCTGGAAAGGGCAAAAAATGAATCAGCGGATAATAAACCAACAGGTAAACAACTCCCCGAACCCTTCTACTGCTGATGATTAGTCATCAGACATTCCGGGGCTGATAATAGTCAAATAGAATGTGCCCTCATCGAAACGCATGGGAATGATGGCATGACAACAAAATAATCATCGACAGACATGATTAGGATCCTAAACTCACACACGTATCCATGTCGAAAGGAAAAAGGCTTTGGCTACCTTATGCACGCTAAGGAAATAACATCATTAAAATCATGGTTTCCTTTTTGTTTCACACCACTCCAACCAGTCTCCACAACGTCCTCTTTAGTCCTGAAAACTGGACACGGATAGGAGTTTACAAGGGCCAAACGGGATTTTTAATATCTAAAAGCCGAAGACACCACTCAAAACTGTGAGGGAAGTACATCCACCAAAGCCGATCTGCATGACGTGGGAAGAAATACCTCCGAACCCTAACTGTTTGTGGTTTAAATTAACCATCCAAGCTCAAGCAGTAATCCTGGGATGAAATTTGTAAATATCTTTAAAAAAGTTATCATCAATTTGCATGTCCAACTCTTTTCAACATAAAGCAACCGTATGCGAATTTATAAGATAAGCATCCCTTTAGCTCCGTTGGAATAAATTCCACTATTCTGACAGCCAATTAAAATAAAGGAtaaatcacctttttatccccGTGTGTTTGGTGCTTTGCCACATAACCTTcctatattttaaaaactcccTTTTATGATTTGGATTAACGTGTTACCGTTAGTTTTTCTATTAAAACTAACCGTCAATAGTCAAAAAGTTAATatcaaactaataaattaacaaatttaccctttcattacttctttttttcccttcaaacataaaaaagaagaaatcgaaaaaaaaaatacataactAAGAACTAGAAAATAACATTAAATATTTGGTCTAAAAACCTACAATGATATTTGTAGCCAAAAATGATTTGctaatttttgtttcttatttatgtGTTTTATATTTCCCTTCCATCTTTTTtagtttcttatttatttttttatttccctttcatctcttttgtattttggagaaaattaagattttgtaGGTCAAAATATAGGTTTTCAAAATCATCTCTTCTCTTTCCTCCtcccaaaaaaaagagagaaagaaaaggaataaagaaaaaaaaagtagtgaaAACGtgaatttgtcaatttattagtttgactttaatttttttactaTTGAAAAACTAACGGTGATACTTTAACCTAAACCATGAGAGATTATATATAAGTTTTTAAACCATAGAAAATTATGTGGTAAAGCACCAAATTACTGGAGGATAAAAGATAATTTATCCTAAAATAAACTGTATCACCACAATCCATCATCTTGTCCATTTTACAGCAATGCAATCACCAATGACAGACCACGAAAAACAAGAACTGGGAGAAGAATGCAGTAGGGCACTTGATCTGAGAATCTTGTTGCAAAAACTTACCGATGATTGGAAAACAGCTTTACTAATTTTCACAATGCAATACTCCAGCTCTTATGCAATATTGGCATTGTTCTGCAAATGAAGAAGGTAAAAGCTAAACAGAAGACATGTATTAAGCGAAATGGAAAAGCACAACCAAAAAAATCCAATGCACGCAACAAGAACAAGATATCATGAGATGCACAAATAGTTGCAGTTATTATTGGATTATCTTTTTTGCGTTTTTACTGATATTTATTTTAACAGCTATTGTTTTTAATGCTTGATCCATCGTTTCTTATTTTTACTTTGTAAGGGAGCGGAGTGAGTTGAGGTTCAGCAATTTGCCAAATGATATTCCCTGTTGCAGCAACCCGCCAAACACAAACTTGCATGTACAAATCACATAACCCAAAATGACTTGAGGCTTGGTTGAATTATTTTACAATCTAATACCTAGACCACTTCCTCAAGCTGTTTCACAAACCTAAAGGAAGATATCATCAAAGCAGAAAAAGTGGGCAATTATAGGGAAAGGGAACAGCCAATACGAGCAAAACCTCCCAATGTGTGACTACTAGCATTAGCCATACCCTCATTTTGTTTAAAATCGTAAATAACATGACATCTGATGTTTAACCAATCTGCCCATCCATACAGCCTAGGCGATTCCACAATAACGTTAATCAAAACACAGAAGCCTTCTCTGTACTAAGATAGCacacaaaatatttaaaatcatTGTGTAGTTAAAATCTTCATGGATTATTCATGCGTACCAAATTGGGGACTTGCAGGCTCTCAGGATGATAGTTATaattcaatcattcaaacatacTCGCCAGATTGAAAGCACAAGTTCAAACAACAGAGCTTACCCTTGACTCTAAGGTCTTTTTACTGTCACTGAAGTACTGGTTTGGATGATTAATCCCAGCATCATAAGATGTGCCGTGAACAGCCTCAAATGTCAAAGTACATGCCAACTGCACATTGCTTTCAGCATTTTGATTTCCAACCCCAAGCAAAGAAGCGAAATTATCAGAGGCAATTCAAGACAACAAACAACACTGAATACTAACCTGGTAATGTTTATTTCGCACTTTTTCCATTACATCCTCTAGTGCACGACTGCCTACTCCCATCCTTCCAAGGGCAGCTCTCAAATTCTCTTCACTGCTCAAGAAAGATTGTCCAGCTAATTATTTCAGCCACAAAAACTTTTAAGCCAAAAAAGAACATAGAATTATAAATGATAACGAGTACAATATAAGCTTAAGTTTTACAAAAAAGTATTTCTGTTGATGATGACGATGATAAAAAACTGACACTGATAAACATGTCAGCATTTCATCAGATAATTTTCAACTTAAAATCAATGGTATAGAACATGGTACCCATATAATTGGACTGCTTTGactcaaaaatataaagaaagtcATCAGAAatatgaatttcttgaaaattcaaGCAGGCACAATGTAAAAAATTCAACATATAGAAAATAAAGCCTGTTACATTATTGCAAAGGTCTGACCTGAAATGACGATATGGACAACCATGATGATCTCCAACACCAGGCATCGAAGAGATAATTTTTTGGCACGAATAGGGAGTGTAATCCTGCAGTTACCACAAAGAGAGTTGAAGAAAGTTGGACGCTAGTGTGAAAAAATTGGCCAATGCACCCATGCAGAATTTcacaaattttgaaatgagttGTTTGATTAACAATAAGGAAGAAAAATGGGGCAATTTGAACAGATAGAGTTATTCTAACATGACTACAGCTCACATGGAATTCAATTTAAATCTACTCAGAAAATTGTTGAAAGTAATTTGAACAAGATGATTTTTATGTCATACACAGAAGAATCAGGAGTTTCCTTTTCTTAACttagtttccttttcttctctttgtttATGTTTTCTACTGAACACAAAAGATACATTAATCTTCAGTTGTGCATTCTATCTCTATAGAAAAAATGTCATATTAAATCcaaaaatttaaacttaaagAGAAAATTGAGAAGTATCAGAAACTGAAAATAACTCACTGTTCTCTTCCCTTCTTTTCCGTAATTGTGGCGTATGCTGTATGCATATTCTTTGTCAAATCTTTCAGCACCAAACTGCAACACCCAATGTGCACTTAAAAGGCTATTGCAGCAAATTAATAAGAGCAAAAgaatttttctgaaattttgcCTCTGTTAGGTCTTatggtacaaaaaaaaaaaagctattaaGATTTCGTATGCTAAGAAATACATTGTGCCTCTTCACAATTGGGGCGATCAATGAATCTAACTTCTCAAATACAGATGAAATGGCATAAAGCTACATCTTACTTTTCTTGAGAATTCTGCTTTCCAGAATGCAAGAGCATCATCTAACTTCAGTCCAACACCCTAAAAGCAAACACTCAACAAGAAAAATCCATAAGAAACATCCATACATGTGCAATAAAATGCTACGATacaattttcagaaattattgCCACCACTTTAACTATTATAAAACAATTGTGTCATTTTATGCATACGAAAGATCAGGTTTGACTTCTATAGATAATATTATATATCCATAAAACAGAGTTGTGTTAAAACATATCTAATATCTAGGACATGCAAACCTTGAGAAATAAACCCAACT from the Coffea arabica cultivar ET-39 chromosome 11e, Coffea Arabica ET-39 HiFi, whole genome shotgun sequence genome contains:
- the LOC113718998 gene encoding teosinte glume architecture 1 produces the protein MESSSLTGSSKRAKAPGNVTQMAHCLVDGCNADLSQCRDYHRRHKVCEHHSKASKVTIGGRELRFCQQCSRFHSLGEFDEGKRSCRKRLDGHNRRRRKPQAELSRNSGMLFPSQQGSSRLLSFGTPQIFPSAVVSSSWSGVVKPENDVVLYCQSNTNYIDRQNAFPESVHDYKGVNQFQFIQSTPRTLPETSICQPLLDPDSASGHNNSSQKIFSDGLNQVINSDRALSLLSSAPAVTREIGFSHMVQPDSISQAQSLVHNLQYGSPGQFPYAQEIENKPVISESDSRVSNNATLHFQEMFQNGPEESSTSGGSQQTLTFLWE